The Thermococcus peptonophilus genomic sequence CATAATCTATCCGTCTGCCCCTAACGATAAGAAGTTCCATCCCAATCACCTCAGTCCAGCTTTTTGAGGAGTTGTTGTAAGCTCCTCAAAAGACTTTACGTCAACCCACATGTGAATGAAGTCCACCTCTGGAAGTTCCATCTTGATCTTGTCCATGTGAATTGCCCTATCATCGACATAAATGACGTCGTCGATGGTGTAGCCGATCGATTCGAGCTCCTCGATGGTTCTCCGTATCATATCGGCCTTGTCAGGGTGGCCCTCGATTTTCGGAAAGAGGAAGTAGCCCCAGAGGCCGAAACCCTCCAGAATAGGTCTGACCTTCTCCTCAATATTCCAGCTGGCTATCGAGAGGAGAAAGCGCTCGCTAGCCCACTCAAGGAACTCGCGGACGCCTGGGAACAAATGCAGCTCCTCACCGTAGGGATCAACGAGGTAGTCGCTATGAAACTCATAGGGTGGGATAAGTCGAGAAGCGTCTTCGTGATCCCAGAGAGTTCCATCAAGGTCAAGAATCAATAGCCTCATGCAAACCACAAAAAGATCTCAATGAGTGACAATTTAACAGTTACTATTCAGAATAAACAGGAATGTAACCAATACTTATCATTGCAGTCAATCACAATGATCATGAAAAATCAGGATTTTCAGAAGAGTTATTAGGGCTTGAGGGCCGTGCATAGGCGAGCTGGTCTCTCAGACGTCCCGCCCGGTAGCACTCGGGCTGTTGGGAGCGGCAGACTGAACGGGTCGGTTTCCCTTCCCGCTTACATCCCCGCCCCATCAACCGGGTCTTCTTCCCGGGCCCTCGTCCTGGGCAACGGACCGGTCGCCCAGGCCCAACACCCAGGAGTGGCCGCCTGTTTTCGGGGGCCGCTTCGGCCTTAGATGCTTTCAGGCCTTATCGGCTGCGGCGTAGCTGCCCGGCTATGCCCTGTAGGACAACCGGTAGACCAGAGGCCGCGGCTCCCTGTTCCTCTCGTACTGGGGGAGCCTTCCCCTCAGGCGGCCAACACCTCCGGTAGATAGCATCCGACCTGTCTCACGACGGTCTAAACCCAGCTCACGTTCCCCTTTAATGGGTGAACACCCCCACCCTTGGCCCCTGCTGCAGGGCCAGGATGGGAAGAGCCGACAGCGAGGTAGCAAGCCTCGGGGTCGATATGGGCTCTCGCCCGAGACGACTCTGTTATCCCCAGGGTAGCTTTTCTGTCATCCCTGGCCCCCACCGGGGAGGCACAGGGGTTCGCTAGGCCACGCTTTCGCGGCTGGACCCGCCTCTGTTACGGGTCCAGTCAGGCCGGCTTTTGCCCTTGCACTCTACGGCGGATTCCTGACCCGCCTGAGCCGACCTTAGGGCACCCTCGATACCTTTTCGAGGGTGTGCCGCCCCAGCCAAACTGCCCACCTACCGCTGTCCCCGCTTCCGCGGGTTAGCCGTACGGCAGAGGGTGGGCGGTGTCTCATGGGCGGCTCCACCCGCCCCGGAGGGCGGGCTTCGACGCCTCCCGCCTACGCTGCGCACCCCCCGCCGTACGGCAACGGCAGGCTGCAGTAAAGCTCCATGGGGTCTTCGCTTCCCACCGGAGGTCCCAGGCATATGCGCCTGGCAGAGGTTTCGCCGGGCCCCAGCCGGGGACAGTGGGGACCTCGTTACGCCATTCATGCAGGTCGGCATTTAACCGACAAGGAATTTCGCTACCTTAAGAGGGTTATAGTTACCCCCGCCGTTTACCGGTGCTTCACCCGGTTGTACCCGGGCTTCACATACCGGCACTGGGCAGGCGTCGGCCCCAGTACAAACCCTTTCGGGCTAGCTGGGACCTGTGTTTTTACTAAACAGTCGGGCCCCCCTAGTCACTGCGACCTGCGGGTTACGCACCCGCAGGCACCCCTTCTCCCGAAGTTACGGGGCCAATTTGCCGAGTTCCCTCGGCTGGGTTTCCCCCGACACGCCTTAGGCTTCTCACCCAGGGGCACCAGTGTCGGTTCTCGGTACGGTCGCGGTGGATCGTTCCCGAGGGGCTTTTCACGGGCCCCAGGGATCGGCGGAACCCCCCTTACGGGAGGCCATTCGCGCTTTCACCCGGTTCTCGCCATTACGGCACTCCCCGGGCTTATACGCTTAGCCGGCCTTGTGGACCGGTCCGCCTACCCCGAGGCGTCACCCCTCGGGCTTGCGTTGCCGCACCTACCACCGCGGTACGGGAATATAAACCCGTTTCCCTTTCGCCGGCGCCGAGTTACGGACCGGCTTAGGACCGACTAACCCACGGCTGACGAACATTGCCGTGGAACCCTGGCCCCTACGGCGGCCGGGATTCTCACCCGGCTATGCTGCTACTCCCGGCAGGATCCGCAATACCGACGGGTCCACCGGACCTTACGGCCCGGCTTCCGCCCCATCGGCACGCCCGCCTACCCGATCACGGACCAATCGGTCCGTGCGCCGGGGTCTCGGCGGCCGGCTTAAGCCCCGTCCATTTTCGGGGCCCCTGACCTCGACGGGTGAGCTGTTACGCACTCTTTAAAGGATGGCTGCTTCTAAGCCTACCTCCCCGCTGTCTAAGGCCAGGGACACCCTTTGGAGTAACACTTAGCCGGCACTTTGGGGCCTTAACCCCGGTCTGGGTTGTTCCCCTCTCGGGTGACGGCTTACACCGCCCCCCTACTCCGGCCATCTACGGCGGCAGTGGGTTCGGAGTTTGACAGGGAGCCGGAGGCTTTCGCCCCCTAAACCCCCAATCAGTGCTCTACCCCACCGCCTACCTCCGGCCGGGCTATCCTGGGGGATAATTCGGCGGGAACCAGCTATCGCCGGCCTCGATTGGCCTTTCACCCCTAGCCCGGGGTCACGGGAGCGAATTGCACGTCAGCACCCCTAGCGGGCCTCCATCCCTCTGTTGAGGGACTTCACCCTGCCCCGGGCTAGATCGACCGGCTTCGGGTCTCACCCGAGCGACTCCGGGCGCTTTCACACCCCGTCCCTCGCCCTTACGGGCTGCGGACCTGTCGGTTTCCCTGCGGCTTCGGGGTTGACCCCCTTAACCTCGCCGCTCGGGTGAACTCCCTGCCCCGTGATCCAAGACGGACGGTGCAACCCCGGTCACCTCCCCTCGTACTCCACGGTCGCCCGTGTTTCCTTCGGGGAGGGTCAACCCTTTCGGGCCGCACCCTCCTATCGCCGCCTGGTTTCAGGCTCTTTTCACCCCCCTCCCGGGGTGCTTTTCAGCTTTCCCTCACGGTACTAGTTCGCTATCGGTCTCGGGACGTATTTAGGGTTGGGAGCCGATGCCTCCCAGCTTCCCGCCGGATATCCGACCGACGGTACTCAGGGACACCGCAGGAGCTCGGGGGCTTACGCCTACGGGGCTTTCACCCTCTCCGGCGCCGCGTTCCAGCGGACTTCGGCTTCGCCCCCAGGGCTCCTCCGCGGGCCCTACAACACCACATCCCCCGAACCTTTCGGCCCGGGGTTCAGTTTGCCCTGTGCCGCTTTCGGTCGCCCCTACTCACGGCATCGCTTTTGCTTTCTTTTCCTGCGGGTACTAAGATGTTTCAATTCCCCGCGTTCCCCCTCCCGACTGGGAGTGCGGCAAAAGCCGCGGGAGGTCCCATTCGGGAATCCCCGGTTCGACGGCTGCCTGCGCCTCGCCGGGGCTTATCGCAGCTTGCCACGCCCTTCGTCGGCGCCCCGAGCCGAGCCATCCACCAGGCGGCTTAGTTGCCACCGGGCGGGACGTTTCCTGGACCAGCTCGCCTATGCACGGCCCTCATCGTGACCCCTGTTCGGGGTCTCAGGCCCTTCCACCCCAAGCGGAGCTTGGGATGTGCACCTCTTCGTGGTGGACCGGCCGGGATTCGAACCCGGGGCCTTCGGCTTGCAAAGCCGACGCTCTCCCAGGCTGAGCTACCGGCCCACAGATGGCAGGCCCGACATCCCTTAAACCCCCCGGACGGGATTTCCGGCGATAGGAGGTGATCGAGCCGTAGGTTCCCCTACGGCTACCTTGTTACGACTTCTCCCCCCTCACGGAGCCCAGGCTCGACCCGGCCTCCCCGAAGGGAGACCAGGCCTCACCCGGACCCCGCTCGGGTGGAGTGACGGGCGGTGTGTGCAAGGAGCAGGGACGTATTCGCCGCGCGATGATGACACGCGGGTACTAGGGATTCCAGCTTCACGCGGGCGAGTTGCAGCCCGCGATCCGAACTGAGGGCGGGTTTAGGGGATTCCCTTCCCCTTTCGGGGTCGGATCCCATTGTCCCGCCCATTGTAGCGCGCGTGTAGCCCGGGGGTTTCGGGGCATACTGACCTACCGTCGCCCGCTCCTTCCTCCGGCTTATCGCCGGCGGTCCCCCCAGAGTGCCTCCTCCCCAGCGGGGAGGACTGGCAACTGGGGGCGCGGGTCTCGCTCGTTACCACACTTAAGTGGACGCCTCACGGTACGAGCTGACGGCGGCCATGCACCTCCTCTCGGCGTGTCCGGCAAGACCTTCAGCCTGGCCTTCATCCTGCCGTCGCCCCCGGTGAGGTTCCCGGCGTTGAATCCAATTAAACCGCACGCTCCACCCCTTGTAGTGCTCCCCCGCCAATTCCTTTAAGTTTCAGCCTTGCGGCCGTACTCCCCAGGCGGCGGGCTTAACGGCTTCCCTCCGGCACCGGGCGAGCTCGAAGCTCGCCCGACACCTAGCCCGCATCCTTTACAGCCAGGACTACCCGGGTATCTAATCCGGTTCGCTCCCCTGGCCTTCGTCCCTCACCGTCGGACCCGTTCCAGCCGGGCGCCTTCGCCACTGGCGGTCCCCCTGGGATTATAGGATTTCACCCCTACCCCAGGGGTACCCCCGGCCTCTCCCGGTCCCAAGGCCCGCAGTATCCCCAGCAAGCCCCACGGTTGAGCCGTGGGATTTCGCCAGGGACTTACGGGCCCGGCTACGGACGCTTTAGGCCCAATAATAGCGGCCACCACTCGGGCCGCCGGTATTACCGCGGCGGCTGCCACCGGCCTTGCCCAGCCCTTATTCCCGGAGCTTTTTACACTCCGGAAAAGCCGTGGCTATGCCACGGCACTGGGGGTCCCCCCGTCGCGGTTGCCCGCATTGCGGAGGTTTCGCGCCTGCTGCGCCCCGTAGGGCCTGGACCCGTGTCTCAGTGTCCATCTCCGGGCTCCCACTCTCATGGCCCGTACCGATCTTCGGCTTGGTGGGCCGTTACCCCACCAACTACCTAATCGGCCGCCGGCCCATCCTCGGGCGGGCAGATGCCCCTTTCGGCCTGAGGACCTTCCAGTACCTCAGGCCTATGGGGGATTAGCCCCAGTTTCCCGGGGTTATCCCCCTCCCGAGGGTAGGTTACCGACGTGTTACTGAGCCGTCCGCCGGTGCGCGCAGAGCGCGCCCCATGACTCGCATGGCTTAGTCGGACCCCCATAGCAGTGGCCTCCGGCAGGATCAACCGGAATTGAGCAAGGAGTACGGCCGGTGGGACTTCCCTTGGCGGGAAGTACCATAATTCCCGTCCGGGGTTTGGTCGGGATGTCGGGCCTGCCTTACCCCCGAGGGATCCGCCTTTCGGCGTTTCCTCGGGAGCGCACCTTTTTGTGACCCGGGCTGGAGGGCGGGGTTCATAGGGGGTGCTTTGCACCCGTTCCCCCCGACGCCGCCGTCATGGCGCCCGGGTTTCGTCGCGCCCTGTTCGGGCGCTCCACCCTATAGGGATGAACCCTTGCAGTGAAAAATTTTTGCAAAACCTTTGAGAGACCGTATTTTTGAAAATAAAGCTGTCAAAACTGAGCTTCAAAATTCGAGAAAATTAGCATAAAAACGTCAAAACACAGCCAGGACAGAACCAATTGCAAAGGTCAACCAAGTTTCACCAACTCAGGCACTATGCTTATCCTCGATACCGGAGTCGGTATGGTGTTGGTGACGGCGAGCTCATCAACGGCACTGCTTACCCTCTCTATTGCCCCCTCGGCAAAGACACCGTGCGTTGCAGAAACGTAAATTTTCTTAGCCCCAAGCTTCCTCAACAGTTCAGCGGCCCTCACCATGGTGCCGCCCGTGCTGATTATGTCATCCACTATCAGGACGTTTTTGCCCTTCACATCAACATCAACTGGACGCATCTCAACTTCTGTTGGTGATATCCTGCGCTTCTCAAAGTGGCTGTACTCGAGGCCAAGGACTCCCGCAACAGCTCTGGCTCTCTCAAGTGCCCCCCTGTCGGGTGCGAGCACAAGGCCGTCCCCCAGCTTCTCACGGAAGTACTCCCCAATAACTCTGGCTGGCGAAACATTGACTGCCTTTCCAGGGAAGAACTTGAGGGTTTCCGGGTTGTGGATGTCGAAGACGTAAAGCTCCTCGTAGTAGATGCCGAGCGTCCTCATGACCGCCCTGACGCTTATCGGCTCTCCATCCTTGGTCACCCTGTCCTGCCTGCTGTAGGCGAAGTAGGGAACGACCAGCTTTAGCTTCCCAAAGCCTTTCTCCCTCAGAGCGTCCCCGAGAAGGAGCAGTTCGACTATCTTCTCGTCCTGTGGATAGAAGGTTGAGCTTACGACTGTTGCCTCTTCCCCGTTGCCCATAACCCTCACGTACTTCTC encodes the following:
- a CDS encoding ribose-phosphate diphosphokinase, coding for MFLLGSGGKHFEDELRNAGAEIIDVEIKRFPDGEKYVRVMGNGEEATVVSSTFYPQDEKIVELLLLGDALREKGFGKLKLVVPYFAYSRQDRVTKDGEPISVRAVMRTLGIYYEELYVFDIHNPETLKFFPGKAVNVSPARVIGEYFREKLGDGLVLAPDRGALERARAVAGVLGLEYSHFEKRRISPTEVEMRPVDVDVKGKNVLIVDDIISTGGTMVRAAELLRKLGAKKIYVSATHGVFAEGAIERVSSAVDELAVTNTIPTPVSRISIVPELVKLG
- a CDS encoding magnesium-dependent phosphatase-1: MRLLILDLDGTLWDHEDASRLIPPYEFHSDYLVDPYGEELHLFPGVREFLEWASERFLLSIASWNIEEKVRPILEGFGLWGYFLFPKIEGHPDKADMIRRTIEELESIGYTIDDVIYVDDRAIHMDKIKMELPEVDFIHMWVDVKSFEELTTTPQKAGLR